A stretch of the Planctomycetia bacterium genome encodes the following:
- the glmM gene encoding phosphoglucosamine mutase, whose product MSSLIVSVSGIRGIVGESLTPAVALAFAESLGTWLGSDKTVALSRDNRPSGTMLGAAAAAGLLSAGCKVLDLGIVPTPTVGVIIREMKLAGGIQISASHNPAPWNGLKLFGSDGAVLAPTEGARIVDLYQRKAAVRTSQYASTDWQQAPPANETSSAIQIHARLASTVANVEALRRKGFRVFVDANGGAGGPLAQLFLQMNLSCMVEGIGLHPSDTFPHTPEPTEENLKTIAHLVAEKRCAVGFALDPDADRLALIDEHGRYIGEELTLALSLEYVLRQRKGPVVVNMSTSRINEDIANKHGCKFFRSAVGEANVVARMREVHALIGGEGNGGVIDPRVGWVRDPYIGMALVLSLLAEENKPLSAIVDSLPKYAIQKDKYTLSPDRLPALYDLMVKQHPEAIANREDGLRLDWPDRWVHVRPSNTEPIVRVIAEAPNGIGAKALCEAVGSMIHN is encoded by the coding sequence ATGTCCTCACTCATCGTCTCCGTTTCCGGCATTCGTGGCATCGTGGGTGAAAGCCTGACGCCTGCGGTGGCGCTCGCTTTCGCTGAATCTCTCGGCACCTGGCTCGGTTCGGACAAAACCGTGGCCCTCAGCCGCGATAATCGGCCCAGTGGCACCATGCTCGGCGCTGCTGCTGCTGCCGGCTTACTCAGTGCAGGCTGCAAGGTGCTTGACCTGGGCATCGTCCCAACCCCCACCGTCGGTGTCATCATCCGCGAGATGAAACTGGCGGGAGGCATCCAGATTTCTGCCAGCCATAATCCTGCACCGTGGAATGGCCTGAAACTTTTCGGCAGCGATGGCGCGGTGCTGGCCCCGACAGAAGGCGCCAGGATCGTCGACCTCTATCAGCGAAAAGCAGCGGTTCGCACCAGCCAATATGCTTCCACCGATTGGCAGCAGGCTCCACCAGCTAATGAAACCTCATCCGCCATCCAGATTCATGCCCGCCTGGCTTCCACCGTAGCCAACGTGGAGGCATTGCGACGCAAAGGCTTCCGCGTCTTTGTCGATGCCAACGGCGGAGCAGGAGGCCCGCTCGCTCAACTGTTTCTGCAGATGAACCTCAGTTGCATGGTCGAAGGCATCGGCCTGCATCCCAGCGATACCTTTCCTCACACCCCGGAACCAACCGAAGAGAATCTGAAAACCATCGCGCATCTGGTGGCAGAAAAACGCTGTGCTGTTGGCTTCGCCCTCGACCCCGATGCTGACCGCCTGGCTTTGATCGACGAACATGGGCGATACATCGGCGAAGAACTGACACTCGCATTAAGCCTGGAATATGTGCTGCGTCAACGTAAAGGCCCGGTCGTGGTCAACATGTCTACCTCACGCATCAATGAAGACATCGCCAACAAGCATGGCTGCAAATTCTTCCGCAGCGCGGTGGGTGAAGCCAACGTCGTCGCCCGCATGCGCGAAGTGCACGCCCTCATAGGCGGCGAAGGCAACGGCGGAGTGATTGACCCCCGCGTCGGCTGGGTCCGTGATCCCTACATCGGCATGGCTCTGGTACTGAGCCTGCTTGCCGAGGAAAACAAACCGCTGAGTGCGATCGTCGATTCTTTGCCGAAGTATGCCATCCAGAAAGATAAGTACACCCTGAGCCCCGACCGCCTGCCTGCACTGTATGATTTGATGGTCAAGCAACACCCCGAAGCCATCGCTAATCGAGAAGACGGACTGCGCCTCGATTGGCCCGACCGCTGGGTCCACGTCCGCCCCAGCAACACCGAACCCATCGTGCGAGTGATTGCAGAAGCACCCAATGGCATCGGTGCCAAAGCACTCTGCGAAGCAGTGGGTTCAATGATCCACAATTAA
- a CDS encoding carboxylate-amine ligase: protein MKPPSLTIGIEEEYQIIDPATRELKSYITQILDEGKLVMREAVKAELHQSMIEVGTEICRTPAEARSEIIRLRKGVMELAGKHGLKIAAAGTHPFSSWIEQEITPFERYLGVWKDMRDLAHQLLIFGTHVHIGIEDKEFMLDAMKVSRYFLPHVLALSTSSPFWMGRETGLKSYRSIIFRHFPRSGIPPTFDSYAQFTQFVDVLVKTNCIPNGSKLWWDVRPNHSYPTLEFRLCDVCTRVDEAVCVAAIFQALIAKLWKLRRDNLTFRHYPMALIEENKWRAVRYGLDGSLLDLGKQTEKPASHLIREFLTWFLNDVLDDLGSRKEVEYAFDILENGSSADRQLATFHKTGSLKDVVDQLIKESEEGVLG, encoded by the coding sequence ATGAAGCCCCCTTCGCTGACCATAGGCATCGAGGAAGAGTACCAGATCATTGACCCTGCAACACGGGAACTGAAAAGCTACATCACCCAGATACTCGACGAAGGCAAGCTGGTGATGCGCGAAGCAGTCAAAGCCGAACTGCATCAGAGCATGATCGAAGTGGGCACGGAAATCTGCCGGACTCCCGCCGAAGCACGTTCGGAAATCATCCGCCTTCGCAAAGGCGTGATGGAACTCGCTGGAAAGCACGGTCTCAAGATTGCAGCAGCGGGTACACATCCGTTCTCCAGTTGGATTGAGCAGGAAATCACCCCGTTCGAGCGCTACCTCGGCGTGTGGAAAGACATGCGCGACCTCGCCCACCAGCTCCTCATCTTCGGCACCCATGTCCACATCGGCATCGAAGACAAGGAATTCATGCTCGACGCCATGAAGGTGTCTCGCTACTTCCTGCCCCACGTGCTGGCCCTCTCCACCAGTTCGCCATTCTGGATGGGCCGCGAGACCGGCCTGAAAAGCTACCGCAGCATCATCTTCCGCCACTTCCCCCGCTCCGGCATCCCGCCAACCTTCGATTCCTATGCACAGTTCACTCAGTTCGTAGACGTGCTGGTGAAGACCAACTGCATTCCCAATGGCTCGAAGCTCTGGTGGGATGTGCGTCCCAATCACAGCTACCCCACGCTCGAATTCCGCCTCTGCGATGTCTGCACGCGAGTGGACGAAGCAGTCTGCGTCGCTGCCATCTTCCAGGCTCTGATTGCCAAGCTGTGGAAACTCCGCCGCGACAACCTGACTTTCCGACATTACCCGATGGCATTGATTGAAGAGAACAAATGGCGTGCCGTCCGCTATGGCCTCGATGGCAGCCTGCTCGATCTGGGCAAGCAGACCGAAAAACCTGCCAGCCATCTCATCCGCGAGTTCCTAACCTGGTTCCTCAATGATGTGCTCGACGACCTCGGCTCTCGCAAGGAAGTGGAATACGCCTTCGACATCCTAGAAAACGGCTCCAGCGCCGACCGCCAGTTAGCAACGTTCCACAAAACCGGCAGCCTGAAAGATGTGGTTGATCAACTGATTAAAGAGAGTGAAGAAGGGGTGTTGGGGTAG
- a CDS encoding lysophospholipid acyltransferase family protein, translating into MAKDRSNIRHFAEFLAVRMLLAFLQAMSLSLGYALARGLAWLAYHVDKRHRKVADDNLKIAYPHWTAQQRDTLIRWVYTHFCMMIIEMTHLPRLLHVHNWRKFMDMRNGKDVVAALISGRPVMVVTGHLGNWELAGYALAMFGFRSYAVARPLDNPLLDGLLKRFRKKTGQELLNKNGDANRMADLLNQGGILCTLADQDAGPNGLFVPFFGKPASTHKAVALLALHHEALVVVAGTYRTGNGLKYIIDIETVIDTKTLNNDPNAVRTLTEQYTAAWERLVAKAPEQYLWLHRRWKHEPRVRQRARRAA; encoded by the coding sequence GTGGCCAAGGACAGGTCCAACATTCGTCACTTCGCTGAGTTTCTCGCGGTTCGCATGCTGCTCGCGTTTCTGCAAGCCATGTCGCTTTCCCTCGGCTACGCCCTGGCACGCGGCCTGGCCTGGCTCGCTTATCATGTGGATAAGCGCCATCGCAAAGTCGCTGACGACAATCTCAAGATTGCTTACCCCCATTGGACTGCGCAACAACGTGATACCCTTATCCGATGGGTTTACACTCATTTCTGCATGATGATCATCGAAATGACACACCTGCCTCGCCTGCTCCATGTCCACAACTGGCGCAAATTCATGGACATGCGGAACGGCAAAGATGTCGTTGCCGCACTGATCTCGGGTAGACCCGTGATGGTCGTCACTGGACACCTTGGCAACTGGGAACTCGCGGGCTACGCCCTCGCCATGTTCGGCTTCAGGAGCTATGCCGTTGCCAGGCCGCTCGATAACCCGCTGCTCGATGGACTCCTCAAACGCTTCCGCAAGAAGACCGGCCAGGAACTGCTCAATAAAAATGGCGACGCCAATCGCATGGCCGATCTGCTGAATCAGGGAGGCATCCTCTGCACCCTGGCCGATCAGGATGCGGGCCCCAACGGCTTGTTCGTCCCTTTCTTTGGCAAACCTGCTTCCACGCACAAAGCTGTCGCCCTGCTTGCACTGCATCATGAAGCACTCGTCGTGGTCGCTGGCACCTATCGGACAGGCAACGGGCTGAAATACATCATCGATATCGAAACTGTCATTGATACCAAAACACTCAACAATGATCCAAATGCGGTTCGCACCCTTACGGAACAGTACACAGCAGCCTGGGAACGCCTCGTCGCAAAGGCTCCGGAGCAATATCTTTGGCTACACCGGCGATGGAAACATGAACCGCGTGTTCGTCAGCGTGCTCGACGTGCCGCGTGA
- a CDS encoding SgcJ/EcaC family oxidoreductase, producing the protein MMKWLIPVLLLSCCTGWAMLPQDQAPAKAAVSPEQATVDEILKVYTEVFNKHDAAALAEYWAPQAVSLNTDTGTRLTGRDAIKAGFEKHFKEDANCRLSVRIKHFRFLKPDLLTLEGENTLSSPNHEPLENQFTALLVKVGDNKWNIEHAQEASIPEPETPYDGLKSLEWLVGTWKDQSEGVQVESQISWNQNKTFLIRKYMVKFADEEDADTGSQIIGWDPRSKSIRCWTFSSDGSFGEGTWSGSDKEWRVKFNHTNTDGTVLSGTQVITRLDDNTAEVEIVGQELDGVMSPSRPAVKMVKQPAAATSDATSNPR; encoded by the coding sequence ATGATGAAGTGGTTAATACCGGTATTGTTGTTGAGTTGCTGTACAGGGTGGGCGATGTTGCCCCAGGATCAGGCGCCGGCCAAGGCTGCGGTCAGCCCGGAGCAGGCAACGGTCGATGAAATCCTGAAAGTTTACACTGAAGTTTTCAACAAGCACGACGCGGCGGCGTTAGCCGAATACTGGGCTCCGCAGGCAGTTTCGCTGAATACCGATACTGGCACCCGTCTCACCGGCCGCGATGCCATCAAAGCTGGATTTGAAAAGCACTTCAAGGAAGATGCCAACTGCCGTCTCTCGGTTCGCATCAAACATTTCCGCTTCCTCAAACCCGACCTGCTCACGCTCGAAGGGGAGAATACACTTTCCTCGCCCAACCATGAGCCACTTGAAAACCAGTTCACTGCTCTCCTGGTGAAAGTAGGCGACAACAAGTGGAACATCGAACATGCTCAGGAAGCGTCCATTCCAGAACCTGAAACTCCTTACGATGGATTGAAATCTCTCGAATGGCTGGTAGGCACCTGGAAAGATCAGTCTGAAGGCGTTCAGGTCGAATCGCAGATCAGTTGGAATCAGAATAAGACTTTCCTGATCCGCAAATACATGGTGAAGTTTGCTGATGAAGAAGATGCGGACACTGGCTCGCAGATTATCGGCTGGGATCCCCGTTCCAAATCGATCCGTTGCTGGACCTTCAGCAGCGATGGATCGTTCGGCGAAGGCACCTGGTCAGGCAGCGACAAGGAATGGCGTGTCAAATTCAACCACACCAATACGGATGGTACCGTGCTCAGTGGCACCCAGGTCATTACCCGGTTGGACGACAACACCGCAGAAGTGGAAATAGTAGGGCAGGAACTCGATGGAGTCATGTCTCCGTCACGTCCTGCAGTGAAGATGGTGAAGCAGCCTGCTGCTGCCACTAGCGATGCAACTTCCAACCCCCGTTAA